The genomic window ctcttttttaattaattaaatatacaaacatgtaatatgcattgcttttttagatattcaaaatgaaaataacgagtgcgcaacaAATCGAGGTTCTTGTAGCTGGGCTAGAAAGAAACGgagttatttctgattttttttctatCGAGTCCAAGCtcttctttattattttcgtcactagagctcGCACTACtgtcataataaaacatttttttttaaatcttgaaattaaatatttaaacaaatctcggtaatagtctagttgaggggtcgactgctaatacgctaccaaaaatatcgagagaggtgtcaaaatacgcgtattaatctcgagaacaataatccgaagaaaaagaaaaattttatctctctccggagatatttgcagttgaagttggcgatttccatgtggttgttgttgtgttcgtacccacaaaaaaaattgtgcatcatcGTGGCggcagccacggttataccacacacccggacttggcatggcgtagcccagggttattttttataagcgcggccgaaggccgccaacgcagaaaggtgttctgcgcaaaaatactatggatctgacccccgatttcggaggtacccgcgggtctttttcggtttttcgttaatatcttttgaacgcgttaaaatttttattttccgccttcggattattaatactgatgtcaagacgcgtcgtttgacacctctctccatatttttggtagcgtattagcagtcgacccctcaactagactctTACCCAAATCTCAAGTCgtagaaatagtaaaaaaatcgaACAGCTGATACATAAAtggcagagatggtatattttccattcgttttatcgataaattgtcgtcgtcgtctcaacaagcttaagtgccaaatacacgacacgaacatttccgcgaacattccgaaatcttgttcgcagctttggccatacaccatacgaacttttggccgaacattagttctctttcagaaattttttattgtccattttacttttccgcgcacgtctgttccgttcagaaattactacgattatgggctatttcgccatacacgcacgaacagttcgcgcaaatgctcgccaaaaattaaaatattttgatttttggcgaacatttgcgcgaactggcaaacaccaccatacacgacagaaaaggtcgcagaaacatgacataacgggaatgttcgcagaaatgttcgtgtcgtgtatttggcgctttagccaaTACCGatcaaatattatcgaaaataaagatgttgcaggcgcaaacttcggtggaaagcagcggagcttaacAAAATTCTAggccactttcaccacaccaaaaactttaacacaatttttaacataattgaagcacagaaatacactgattggagttttagagagtaaaagttaaaattctaaaCACATAACctaaataaaaagtgtacaaataatttgtaatatatttattttgggccaattttttgttacaattgtaaTTCATTGGatcttttcggccgataaattaaagacaaaacacaaggggtggctttccgtattTCGATATCGGGCAGAAACGAGTGTCGAAGTATCGTTTTTGCTTTCTCTAACAAAACATATCGTCGCgttgtatcgaacgttcgatgtAAACAGTTCGACACCAATATTGCTATCGTTTTTCTTTTTCGCAGCTATTAACCGCATAAAAAGGTAAGttaaaattttgtaatatttttgtgaTTTAACATATTTGATATTTATTTACATAGGAGCCAACAAACAAACGGTGCTCAACTGAAATTACTAGTTGAATTTATGGAAAAGCATAATGCGTTATCTAAAAATAGCTTACAAAATACTAATAACGGCCGCGCGAAGAAAAAACAGCTATGGAGCAAATTAACGGACCTGCTAAATAGTAACGGTCCTCCTGTAAAGGTGACGCAGGCATGGCAGAAAGTGCGTTGTGGCATTAGAAATTATACAAATTCTCTTTGAAAATGTATTGTTTGTGGTAACAACATACTTTTATTTCTTCTAGGTATGGACTGACTACAAATATAACACGAAACACAAACTAACACAACGCATGAACAGTTTGAAAAGAACTGGCGGTGGTCCATATGACGCCGTTTCTTTAAACGACACGGAAGAACGAATAATTGCCGTAGCAAAAATAAATGAACATTTGTTGGGAGTTCCAGGCGCTACGACACATGGAAGCAATACAGATCATCCTTGTTCTTCTAGGCAGTCGGAGGAAGCATTCATAAACGACTGCTTCACAGCAATTTCGAGCGCATATAGTTCATCTAGCAACGACGAGAATAAAGCGCCAAGTGAGTCGCCAAGAAATAATATAACTTCAGGATCAGTAAGCGACAACGAGCCACCACAAACTCCCACAGCAAGAAAACTTACAGATCCcaaaatgaaaattattgaaaaagaaataaataatcagGAAAAATTTCAAACTGAAATGTTAAGGCTCTCAAAAGAAAGCAACGAAATTGGACAAAAGAAGCTGCAGTTAATGGAAAAACaaattgcaattgaagttcagtaTAAGAAAATTAAAGTGCAAGTAATGGAGGCGGATTTGGAAAAAGTAAAAGTTGAACTCTCTTTGCTGAAACAAAAAATGAATAACAAATGAAGCTACCTATATGTATGTGTTAAATAAGTACAATGtttatctatttttttatttaattaattcgtCCTATGAGTGAACTTTTACGAGAATGAAGtgcaattatattttatttattaccaatttacaaacaattttactttatttgCTACCAATTAAAATGAAATTCTTACATAGCTGAATGGAAAAGATggtattttattctatttcttaTTCTATCTGCTTCTCGGTTGCCTGTGTCTGGCGGGGTAGGTTCTATCACTCCTTGCCTAGAAGTTATAGCTTCATTGTTGGTACGAAAAGGAATATTTCGGCTTTTGGTTTTCTGTCGTCTGATAATATCCTCCGGCGGCCTAAACGGGACGATGCAATTAAAGATAATATGATTACGGGccaatatatttaaaatagatttaattaataaactaaCCTTTGTAAACGCCAATAGTTCTTTCAACAATGCTCCTAGCTTTGCTGTGAGTATCATTAAAAAAGCTTTTCCTTTCGTCTGGCTCATCTTCTCGTAACCGGTACGGGGTCATTAGCCATGGTTCAAGAGGGTATCCCGAATCACCCAATAGCCACGAGTTTCTATTCCCACTGTTGTATTGTCGCTCCATTACCAGTCGCTCTTTTGAGGCCTTCCACACAAATGAGTCGTGTGCAGCACCTCCATATTGTGGGCATATAGCTTTGATTATTAGTTTATGATCACATATCTGTAATAAGGCATGTCCTATGCGTTTACTCAATAAACAGTTCTAAagaacatatgtatataggtatgcacgtacatatatacttacaatCATTGCATTAATGCTATGCTTTCCTTTTCTATTGAAATATATATGTTCATTTTCCACAGGTCTTAGCAACTGCAATTGAGTACCATCAACGGCACCAACGACtggaattaatttaaaaaaactaaactttCGTTATTAATTGATTTATTGAGCTGCATTACCTCcaggaaaattatatttttggttaAACCACTCCTTGCATGGCTGAAAGCGTTTTTCAAAAAGTATCCACTTACTACAAAGATGTTCATCCATAGACACCAAAGTACTGCGAAAAACCTTCGACAATGTACTATGCCCCATTGGTGCTCCACCAGTTTGCCATTGGTAACCGCCACCTGCTAATATCTCCAGTGTTGCTGCTAGCCTCAAAATCGGAGGAATATACGTGCTTCGTACACCTTCCCTTAGGTTGATTTCTCTTAAGATTTCCATAAAAATCTCTTTGGTTAGCCGGTATTTTGTTTGGAATCTGTGAAATGCAAATGTACAGATTTAAGACTTACTATTTGAAATGTGTATAATCTTACTGTTTTTGTGGCAACTCCATAGGATTAGATGCATCTCTTATCCTTCTCCTGTTAATTTACGAGTTTTCCGCACTAAAATCgtccaaaatagaaaaataacgCCAATTAAACATttcttgctttttattttttatttatggcaCACACTTTTTGACAGCCACAAATCACTTTCCAAATATGAGAACGAGAGTGCCTTTATCGAAATACGGAAACCAAAACGGCCTCGTCGAGGGTTCGATATCGAATTGAAGTATCGTACCGACGAGTGTCGAccatcgaattacggaaagccacccaaggtttccctgcaaaaattgttggattacgtgttccattttcttcatgttggagtactctaacaatactcctttgcaatgcgtttgcggaccaccatcagccgatcattgctcgttttttaacgaccgtgatcacgacacgatgacgatcgaacagggttgccaaaagtaaaatattgcatacaaataactgataataaaattctactatggcaactctgataaaatgcgaactggttttatgtatacataccatagtatagagaaatattagtttctttattcacgcaaatgctaaataacataagaatattcgtagtaaaaaatataaaagttgtattgcccctcttcatttactttcattttaaatgaaattcactccgataattctttccgacacaattcctctttagtactttggcatatgatcctctgtgggtgctccatggagtccTACAGTGAATGTACTTTGGCAAGTATTCTcgcgtatgtactctatggaatactcacaaacaaagcgagagtgggatcacctactcctctcctaggacatcgcaatgttaattggagcacattttttgtatgaatacagattactttcggaatactcctatactcccaaaggagtattccttacattatttatggagtaccctgcaaaaattgttggattacgtgttctattttcttcatgttggattACTCTAACAATAATCcattgcaatgcgtttgcggaccaccatcagccgatcattgctcgttttttcacgaccgtgatcacgacacgatgacgatcgaacagagttgccaaaagtaaaatattgcatacaagtaactgataataaaattctactatggcaactctgataaaatgcgcactggttttatgtatacataccatagtatagagaaatattagtttctttattcacgcaaatgctaaataacataagaatattcgtagtaaaaaatataaaagttgtattgcccctcttcgtttacattcattttaaattaaattcactccgataattctttccgacacaattcctctttagtactttggcatatgatcctctgtgggtgctccatggagtacaacagtgaaaatactttggaaagtactctcacgtatgtactctatggaatactcacaaacaaagcgagagtgggatcacctactcctctcctaggacatcgcaatgttaattggagcacattttttgtatgattacagattagatttggagcagtcttatactcccaaaggagtattccttacattatttatagagtactcgcgttttttgaagggttctcttttcctcctacgcgtttcgatgaaattttttcatcttcatcagggagaattcaatttataacattgaaactttcaacatctaacacataaataaacaaaaccaatggacgaagcaggaaacatgaatggaggcagtaaattaaatgtaaagttttgtttatttatgtgttagatgttgaaagtttcaatgttataaattgaattctccctgatgaagatacaaaaatttcatcgaaacgcgtaggaggaaaagagaaaccttgtgttttttctttattttatcggccgaaaagctccaaataattacaagtgtacaaataattattaaataacaaatacagacagtggtagttaacaaattctgctgtggtaagtggtgaatatgacctactagaagttttgtgacgcttgcttcacacgatttttcgtccctgcaacatctttattttcgataacctttgtaccgatttggtgtcgaagtgacgacgacgtcgatacgatgtgacgtcaaagattatcgaaaagtaaagatgttgcagggacgaaaaatcgtgtgaagcaagcttcacaaaacttctagtaggtcacattcaccacttaccacagcagaatttattAACTACCCCtgctgtatttgttatttaataattatttgtacactttgtATTCAGCTACTGTgctcagaattttaacttttactctctaaaactccaatcaatgtatttctgtgcttaaattatgttaaaaattgtgttaaagtttttggtgtggtgaaagtgacctactagaattttgttacgctccgctgctttccaccgaagtttgcgcctgcaacaaattgcatgaaatatgccgatatgggtatcaaacgaaaggtatttctctccacattacaattgggacatttttgagtagggttgccatttagggttgccacctattcgaaattaaaaaaaaattgcatgagatatgccgatatgggtatcaaacgaaaggcatttcactccgcattacaatagggatatttttgagtagggttgccatgtagggttgccacctattcgaaattaaaaaaaaattgcaagagatatgccgatatgggtatcaaacgaaaggtatttcactccgcattacagtagggacatttttgagtagttttgccatttagggttgccacctattcgaaataaacaaaaaaattgcataagaaatgccgatatgggtatcaaacgaaaggtgtttcactccgcattacaatagggacatttttgagtagggttgccatttagggttggggtagttagacgaaatagtaccccttcaaaaaacgcgagtaaggcataaatagtgtaaggaatactcctttaggagtataggagtcttccaaaactaatctgtattcatacaaaaaatgtgctccaattaacattgcgatgtcctaggagagtaGGTGATCCGACTCTCGCTTTgcttgtgagtattccatagagtacatacgtgagagtactttccaaagtactttcattgtagtactccatggagcacccacagaggatcatatgccaaagtactaaagaggaattgtgccggaaagaattatcggagtgaatttaatttaaaatgaaagtaaattaagaggggcaatacaacttttatattttatactacgaatattcttatgttatttagcatttgcgtgaataaataaactaatatttctctatacatactatagtatttATACAtgaaaccagtgcgcggttgcattttatcagagttgccatagtaaaattttattatcagttatttgtatgcaatattttacttttggcaactctgttcgatcgtcatcgtgttgtgatcacggtcgttaaaaaacgagcaatgatcggatgatggtggtccgcaaacgcaatacaaaggagtattgttagagtaatccaacatgaagaaaatggaacacataatccaacaatttttgcagggactctacttactcatattctattaaagctttaaaggagaacattaaagttaaaaatcttcgaaaaaaaatcttacacatgattcgacttaattttcttaatttcacacacgctaatgaATTTGAAATGCactatcaaggcaccgtggcgaATTCTAGCAAATTATATtttaatgcatatttttggcaaatatgaaattaatagttgcaatttctcacagattactattagaaagaagAAGCTTAGGGAAGTAAGCTggcatttaattaaactaactgatagttgtcattcgtaaaacttacaagtttttggaatgtaataaaatttttgagattttcatagtgtataactaaaaaaatgtttgaaattaataattcggcgcatgaagatactcgacctaaataacttagttctcaatttcactaattgtcataacaatcccttatactataggctggaattacccatttcaaatttttcattccagttcattttgcggttagtgtttgaaatgtttttgaaatctatttttaaggaaatcaaatacttgtaagtaaaaatatataatatatgtacatataaaaaaagtagagtttgccgagcaaagctcggtcgcccaagtACTAACAATTTACAAACTATGTTCCCCAAGGGGGTGTGTCGAGGGGTAGCATTGTCTACTTTTTAAGATTGCTTACGCTTTGACCAATATGAAcgatatattaaatatttgtcgTTTAGGTCAAAAAACTGAATTAAAATTTACTGATCTCAGTTATATGTATTCCACATACGAAGATTTGATATACCAACattaaaatactaaaattttttcgGAAGTCCGAGGaagcttgcagtttcaacaggggtggaccagattGAGAGGGGTGTATTATATATGTGGGAGTATTCTTACCACTGTTCAATATGGTGTTCTTGCCTGATGAAACACTTAGGTGAAAAGATAATCAGCGCGTGTTCTACAGCTTGAGTACAAAAATGTTAGTTTAGCTAACTGTAAGCTTACAAAAACAACATACATTGCAAAAAGAGAATGTCAAAATACAATAAATGTAATGAGGGTAAAGATGGTGTGAGGGCTTacccgaactccatagcgcccgactatgaggcggagctgtttaggactggcatctacgccgtttcgcctaaTAGGAGGgcagcgggatgtcggtgactaaGAACTGCCAACTCCCTAATCCAGTGTGTTATGTGGAtcgtgcctattggatgatttgcagccagaGGATAAATTCGGCTCTATTCgaatggagccttcccgataTCAGGCCACCTCGGCAAGTATTGTTGGCCTTACCAcaataaggggcgctgctgtggcggacggttctttccccgtatataatactggaccgctgaacccgccttgtcgggcaggtggtcgtatgaccaagatgaacgactcattacctaattgtagtaaggacgatgataagaggactgagtcgcaagccaagggccacaaatacgcattaagcgatgcgtcggattcGGGGAACGAGAgaagtgctgattcaatgaactccgtgttggaaaggcacacaaatgaaaacggagtagaagagtggagaatggtacggagcagaggaagtaaaagagctatcTCGCAGTACCgtacagcactaagaattgtccaccgcctgggagcagtggtcgagccaacagaagtggagatcgagcgcttggaatggaccCATGAGaaggtagaagtaggtcgaaggcagttcaaaaggttttctgcgagaaaccctcggttctgcaaccggtacgagggggaagaagcgtcgaatggcagaataaagaggcaacgttcggcgaaaggtgacaagcctgctttcaagaggaaGAAAgcacccagtcccagagccgcgaggcagggcagtcgcatagacaagacaagtaggcccaaagctgtaagacatatgggccccaatagcgaggtagcaactacctcgaaagctgccagtcagagggaagttccaactacggaagtgggagataagccaaagggagataacactaagactccggcttcctcggaggtgctaaagggagttaacgctaagactctggctttctcggaggtgccaaagggaaataacactaagactccggctttttccgaaaagatgagtgatgtggcaaagcagtcactgactgtggcttggtcgtagcagtcctttcggacagatgactactgaaaggtggaaatCTGTAGAAATGGAGCTTATTagtttaatgcttaagatgatgcgggaacaacgaagtaagctccttccaacctttgattcgggaggGTGGTAAattggtgtgaagatgatagcgtgcgacaacatcgcgagcttgcagtggctggaggaagttgtTCCAAATCTCCAAAGACAAGGCACGAACgcacggtttgaggtggtggataaagcgcaaatccccacggtacgaaaagttaaggtatggataccatgcgtgatgaagtcgtaGGACACACTACGACTTCTGCAGGATCAcaatccgaatataccgacacaggattggaaggtacttactgtatctcggcctacggaggaaggtcagttctacatcttccaaataaacaagcacgcgggggatatattgtacacgcagcttggaaaatgtcctttggtacaggcaatatttggttccccccataaattcagaaaacaaaaattcagaatcacattttttcagaaaacattagtcagaacccttttttcagaaagccaaaattcagaagtcaaaactcagaaacaaaaattcagaaatcaaatttccgaagtcaaaattcggaagtcaaatttcagaagtcaaatttcagaagtcaaaattcagaagtcaaatttcagaagtcaaaattcagaaagtaatcagacagcaaaaaaacattacattttgcgcaaaatttaatgtttttttgctgtctgattactttctgaattttgacttctgaaattttacttctgaattttttttcaggcctggaacacagcaacgtcgaaagaaggcgttatattcaatcgaattatgaaatatatataatatcaccaaattgggtgaagtccgtacaaataattccaccgaaaggtggcacaacgtcattcgaagtgcgtttgggacacaccctaacatatttaattgcataaataaaataaaaaacgaacaggcaataatagaaacaaaactgcagcaattttcagctggaggcgagccatatcggaaacgcaagaaaaaatataaagacttcgtttttttaatactgtaaattcaaaagatcgcgggttcgaagtACTcagtttaaataattattttatcattattattgttatgatacattttttcttaattgaaacaacaaaaattgttaatacatcccacagcacggggaaaaagtgtcaataaatatgacactatggcatcattgccatgaagcaattccaattttcacatccattctgcaacagacgTCGGAGTGCTGTTAATATCAATTGACAAGAAACAgggtagaagtagaaataatgaaggcaaacaaacaaccgctgtgatagctgaatggctATGGCAGCGACGCCTAAATTTAggagttcccgaaatggatctatacaacgagctttgacagttgtctaagtttttttctttcttctattctaatttaaaattttttcaattaaaaagaaatgtATCATAACTAtaacaatgataaaataattattgttagggctcgagctcgattcgaacccgggatcttacaaatcagtaggccgatataacaacaataattttaaattcatttgaaaaagataagcgcgaaaaaaaaatttaattacatgcttgctattgcacacaattcaaaattttagattgtcCTACTTTTTCTGtgtacataattccttccaaataaataaacctttttgaattttgagaaaaattttatgttttttctgtcgtctgattactttctgaaatttgacttctgtattttgccttctgaaatttgacttctgaattttcacttctgaaatttgacttctgcaatttgacttctgaaatttgacttctgaaatttgacttctgaaattagacTTCTGAGATTTAACTTCTgcgttttgacctctgaattttgtctttctgaaaaaagggttctgactaatgttttctgaaaaaatgtgtttctgaatttttgctttctgaatttatggggggcacccaATATTTACATGCGActtaggaaaagaagtcccgaggataaaaatactaacacgctggaagtgggcgaagtcgaaaaggacctcaaaagcctaagagaaaaaagacaggtggaggtagccgacgtcaccacgaaggtgttagcaAATGGTGATGCTAGTCAGCACTAGTCAGGatcacccggcacaacagttacg from Eurosta solidaginis isolate ZX-2024a chromosome 3, ASM4086904v1, whole genome shotgun sequence includes these protein-coding regions:
- the LOC137244674 gene encoding putative nuclease HARBI1 isoform X5 → MELPQKQFQTKYRLTKEIFMEILREINLREGVRSTYIPPILRLAATLEILAGGGYQWQTGGAPMGHSTLSKVFRSTLVSMDEHLCIVGAVDGTQLQLLRPVENEHIYFNRKGKHSINAMIVSIYICDHKLIIKAICPQYGGAAHDSFVWKASKERLVMERQYNSGNRNSWLLGDSGYPLEPWLMTPYRLREDEPDERKSFFNDTHSKARSIVERTIGVYKGRRRILSDDRKPKAEIFLFVPTMKL
- the LOC137244674 gene encoding putative nuclease HARBI1 isoform X1, whose amino-acid sequence is MELPQKQFQTKYRLTKEIFMEILREINLREGVRSTYIPPILRLAATLEILAGGGYQWQTGGAPMGHSTLSKVFRSTLVSMDEHLCSKWILFEKRFQPCKEWFNQKYNFPGVVGAVDGTQLQLLRPVENEHIYFNRKGKHSINAMIVSIYICDHKLIIKAICPQYGGAAHDSFVWKASKERLVMERQYNSGNRNSWLLGDSGYPLEPWLMTPYRLREDEPDERKSFFNDTHSKARSIVERTIGVYKGRRRILSDDRKPKAEIFLFVPTMKL
- the LOC137244676 gene encoding uncharacterized protein codes for the protein MEKHNALSKNSLQNTNNGRAKKKQLWSKLTDLLNSNGPPVKVTQAWQKVWTDYKYNTKHKLTQRMNSLKRTGGGPYDAVSLNDTEERIIAVAKINEHLLGVPGATTHGSNTDHPCSSRQSEEAFINDCFTAISSAYSSSSNDENKAPSESPRNNITSGSVSDNEPPQTPTARKLTDPKMKIIEKEINNQEKFQTEMLRLSKESNEIGQKKLQLMEKQIAIEVQYKKIKVQVMEADLEKVKVELSLLKQKMNNK
- the LOC137244674 gene encoding putative nuclease HARBI1 isoform X2, with amino-acid sequence MELPQKQFQTKYRLTKEIFMEILREINLREGVRSTYIPPILRLAATLEILAGGGYQWQTGGAPMGHSTLSKVFRSTLVSMDEHLCSKWILFEKRFQPCKEWFNQKYNFPGVVGAVDGTQLQLLRPVENEHIYFNRKGKHSINAMIICDHKLIIKAICPQYGGAAHDSFVWKASKERLVMERQYNSGNRNSWLLGDSGYPLEPWLMTPYRLREDEPDERKSFFNDTHSKARSIVERTIGVYKGRRRILSDDRKPKAEIFLFVPTMKL